DNA from Rosa rugosa chromosome 6, drRosRugo1.1, whole genome shotgun sequence:
aatcagtcatcaaattaattgactaaattccttaatagtcatgattaaatcgattaattaaagctgattgatttgattatgctattaatgaaatacaattaaaatcggTCATCAAATTAATTGACTAAATTCCTTAATGATCTTGATTATATCAATTAATTAAGGTTGATTGATTCAATTATGCTATTAAGGAAAcgcaattaattacgtgtcatcaaggcattccaaattgagagagacgccgacactataaatacctcatctcaaatcaagagaaggacttcaACCAGAGAAAAAAATCACTCCCAAAGTTCAGAAGTCTTCAAGCGTGTGAAGAAccctcaagctgccaaatagtcggttcatcaccaacctcaagccaaagcactcgtcacgtgtcaaccctcgtggccaccatacgactcaagatcaagcgtcaatcgCCCTTGAGTCAAACATTCATCGGAGATAGATACAGAGGATTACCcaaagattgtaacccgcacttaaattattaataaaattattatttttgtacacgtgtctgcATTCTATTTGTTTTCAGATTCCCGTGTTTACAATGTTCATCAACATAAACGGCaataattgcaaatccggaacttgtcatggaaacgcatgggcatagttcgtCATattccttcccaatcaagtagtcagtGAGCGTTGCATAGCCattgcaaacgcactctgtGATCTAgtgccacttgatttgggtaactgaagtccacaagaaccttcatgtattttccatatctagatccccataaagatacgtagtgaccatatttgtaagctgcatgttcagttattcggaaactaccaaactgacaaggtagtggagtgcaatgacatccattatgagagaatataccttctcgtagtcgattccagagcATTTGTgagaaccttcatgtatattccatatctagatccccataaagatacatagtaaccacatttgtaagctgcatgtttatttattcggaaactaccaaactgacaaggtagtggagtgcaatgacatccattacgagagaatataccTTCTCGTAATCGATTCCAGAGcatttgtgagaagccttgtgccatAAGGCTAGATTACCATCTCCTTTTCTCATTAcactatctaacgaagacctattaatgtcaacaagtATTATGTTAGGAAGTGTTGGCATCTCatgcccgaaatccttcctctttgttagtgaatccaatttaacctagattgcatctttccatttaggccaattttctctacgttggcattcttcaacatAGTAAGGTTcaatgtcattggtctcaataatcccacgtcctcatgtacactagtgtagtttgtagagatctctatattctcataAATTGGTTCTAatattgaggcgtcccccaacgatgtctcttggacataaccacaatctagaatattctcatgagacggattttgagtatcaatgatcaatggattaagttgtgccaaactcgctctcttcttagaGATAGAAATAGTCGAACCTATGGATGTCCTAcactctctagcggaacccatggcctatgacgtaTGCCactttgtggcgtcaccatgcCACCATCCTGGCGGCGGCGATGTGTAGAGCTCCTTTAGGTGGCGCCATGTCCTCTTGAGgggacatctatccttgcaggcatgtttgcggtaggtatatgtgatctcatcaTTTTTgaggatcgagatgagacatagtggggatagaccacgacaattcatgtcgttcctgttgaatattgacgttctaatctcctcctaacgatgggaagactgtctcatcaaagtgacaagcCGGAAATCTagaggtaaagagatcgcctgttaAGGGTTCTACATTGTGGACTTGTAGTTTGAGAtttatatccaacataaatatgGACGCATTCGTGGCTAATGAACCATTTTGATGCGCTATGGCGGCActattggcacataaactgcgcactcaaatatgcgtaagtacaagATATTAGACTCGCACTCAGTCACAAGCTGTATCGTAAATAAAGGTTGGTGGCaatgggtcgtagacgaattgtcatagctgcatgcgatattgcataaccccaagtgGAAATattagtgcgcattaccaatgtctgaGCTACCATCGAGTTGTTTAATGGTGGTTTTTTCGTGAGACCATTAGGGTGTGTACTTAGGAATATGATGCCTAATATTAatccccaatgatatgcaatagtcatcaaaaattttcgatgtaaactttctagcattatcaagtcgaatagACTGAATGAGATGATCCGGGTAATGAGCCTGTAGCTATATGATCTGGGCTAGGTGTTTATCATAaacagcattacgagtggacgaTAGCACGACACGTCAGCTTGTCcgtgcatcaaccaacaccataaaatatctaagcagtccgcaagttggttgaatcgatccacagaatccccttggattctatgtaagaatgaaattatttccttagtttcctttgcataggatggtctcgatcctaaagagcaggctttacaGAATGAAAGAtgggccttataatcaaccaatgaagattttggttgagccacaatgtcacaattgacttgagaagtagagcgAGGAGGCAAGGAAGCAATTTTTTGTGTCAAAGCCATGCTTGGGCCGCCGGGGGTAGACGGAGCAGTATTAGCCTGTCGGTGGTGCACAGCGGCGGTGACTTTCTCTCCTTAATCAATTTTTGACctttacttctcttcgttctgaagaaaggatatccgtgtgaagtcCTTAGTATTACGGAtaatcatatcatgacctgggtgtcccaaacggtcatgccaaagccgaCCTATATGTGTCGGTGTCCCAAAGATCATCTCTTATGATGTCACtagacttaattactcaaacagtggttacatataacctactagagcgacacataagcttctccaATACTCGTTTTCgtctgtagtcattagaggtaatgcaaaggaacttatGTCCATTCTCACTATGTGTTTTCCACataaaaaccattggctctaatatctttagaataataaagttcgaatttaaagaatcgacactttactaataataatagccaatgattacatcaaagtttcttgaccaaatctaatccaaaataataaaatcaaatgtAGACAAATAGTAATTACTcaatcctttcggtaactccaattaaacatgaccaggaaagtaagaagagatgtcggtggagcaaagcttgcttaagtaccactaatctcaactagttttctagacatcatacttaattggaTGAGTCTAGTGGTGAAAGAGTCAaaacaattgtcatttattgatctaaggcataattgccattacataattcttggaaaataaaagactatactAAAAATCTGTGATATTTTATCTtgatcgccagatttaaagtcttccaTAACTCGATATCTTGATcaccattgatcaggtactctATAAAATtccatgaagaggatgctctcttgattgagctgtattgacacaatacatatggtccctaggaccaatGGCGTTTGAATAGCATCACCATGGCCAAAAGTGGTGCCATCGTGTGCAACCCctataccctcaacgtcatgactcctTTGGTCATGTATTCGCcaattttggcgattaccttcttgagcaagTTGATCATATAGATCATATTGTCCATGGCGACTTCTTCTAGCCATTGAACGGTGCTCATGGTAGCTAACTTGAGGCCTACCATATTCTCTATTCACAAATTTGTGGCTGTGCCTTTCAACACATGCCATAGCTCCAATTAGCTGATGGAAATTTGTGATCCGTCCTTCGTTGATTAAGATTCGATAAAATTCGGAGAATCTTAATCCAGTGACGAGGAAGgtagttagggttttctcaatcaattgttcttctgtgatagTTTTCCCATAGGTATGCATCAATGATCTGATGCGGAGAGCTTCCGAACAATATTccataactctttcaaagttaGAGAAGTGGAGATTATTCCATCGTGCTTCTAAGTTCGGAAAATTGTGAATGTTGTTAATACGTTCACAAAACGCTATTCAAAGGTTTCTAGCACTATCCTCATacatgtactcaaactggagtGCCATCTCTATGTGGTGTTTCATCAGGGTAAGTGCCCTGGAATTATCTATCTCAGTTTGAGAGTCTTGAGTGGTTCCTTCAGAAcagggctcttggattgtaggcaataAATAAATCAAGGGCAATTAGGTGGAGCTTAACATTATGAGCCCACATGAAATATCCCctgcccgtagaatccaatggagtaaaatcgagctcgttcaagtttGTCATCCTAAAAAGGGGAAACAAGAacggattagtttcggagtcaatacttccacgaaaactaatattaagatttccgagccttaatgctaccaagaaatcaatttccaagaatttttggattagaccgaaacaatgatgtttgaatggtcaaatcTTGATGCTTacaaacgctcttagtccgtaataTTTCGATCctcacgaacactcttagttcgtggtttacaaacgctcttagttcctaaTTTAGCGTGAACTCCCCATGGTTATGCTTTTATGAATCGGACCCACGttacagaaaggtgggatgtagaagaagggaggttgcaagttctcgaagaaaaagaaaagaaattaaaaacataaggtaagaaatttaatataaaaacttacttggatttcttttcttgttcttcttcttggtcttgATCTTGAACTTGAAAATGATGGCACACGGGTGcataggaggaggaggacttgCGACTATGGAAATGGTGCATGGCCAAGGGTGGTGTGCACTGGTTCctagggttttagggttctagggtttgatgTTGCACAGCGGGGATGCTCTGTAGAAAATTATTTGGCttgatttcagggttagggctcatGCTGATAACGTTTTTAAGGAAATAGTATGCAagagagattgtagagagaattggtgtgtcattcattgataataggagccctatatatagggagtacaagtacataatctttgagtacaaggaatcctattctaattagaattaggaatctagaacattctctcctattacaactatagaaaatAATCCTAGTTTGGTAAGGCACACATAAATTGAATATCCTTCAACaccttttaatttattttttattttctggttCAGTACTCTCGAACACTGAAGCTCTTTTGAGAGAATAATATTGCTATCGAGCCGATCTATCATTAAGAGGGAGCCCTTCTAATGAGAACCACTAAAACGAGGACTAGTTGAGGACTTTTGtgttagacccacttttcgatcacatttccgcaaatcaaccgtagatgtttagatatttatgtatAGATCATTGAtgtaatttttcaaccaaattgaaaatcgttaagacgTTCATAATCATtatttatcagttatgaacataAACGAtttcatgtttgacagatttggttcgttcattaATTTGATTTAGTTTGGTACCTTAGCGGTTAGAAATTTGGAAGGAAATTTTTAGAAGttatctactcatgcatacataaacatctaatgattgatttgccgtaatgtaatcgaaaaatAGTCCCCCATACAGTTAATTAGAAAGTCCTCAATTGGTCCTCATGTGAATGGCCCCCTATCATTAAATGGCACATTGTCATTTGGAGTCTTATACGCCAACATTGACAGTAAAAGATATTATTTAAACATCATTCTTAATCAGGTATTGTAGCACGATACATCGTGTTAGACATTTGGAAGTTGAACACATGCCTACATATTATGCTAACTCGACAATTGTTTCCAACTGTCGGTTTAAAGTTCTTGCAGGAACACTTGTAGAACCAAAAGGATTTGGAGGAATGGTCAAGTTTTCTTCTCCATCCAACATTTGAACCACGACTTTCATGGGAGGACGATCCACTGGGTGCCACTGGATGCACCAGAGCCCTATAATTGCAAGTTTTCTTTGAATTTTAGCATCTCCTTCTTCTACCATATGGATTGTTAGGCCTTCTCCACGTTCTACAAGATTATATATCGCTTCAAGGTAGTAAACTTCGTTGGCGTTCATTGTGGTTGCACCAATACTGCTTCTCCCTCCTACCATCTCAAGTAGTAGCATTCCAAAACTATAGACATCTGACTTATAAGATACATTGCCAAAGTTCCTAGAGAACACTTCAGGTGCAATGTATCCCATTGTCCCCCTAGCTGTGGTCATAGACACTATACTCTGATCCTTGGAGCACAGCTTGGCCAAACCAAAGTCAGAAAGCTTTGGTGTGAAATTGTGGTCTAGCAAAACATTTTGGGGTTTGATATCAAAATGCATGATTCGTTGGTCGCATCCTTGGTGAAGGTATTCAATACCTTTTGCTATACCTAGAGCAATACCATGCAACTTATCCCAACCAAGGAAGCTATTTCTATTGTCTTCTGATGAAATgtaatcatgtagtgaaccattGGGTAAGAACTCATAGACAAGAGCTCGTCTAAATCCATCAGCACAAAAGCCAACCATGCGAACCACGTTGACGTGGTGGATGTGACCCATTGTTCCTACTTCGTTAATGAATTCTTCCCCATTTCCTGCGGAACTATTGAGAACTTTGACAGCAACAAAGCATTCTGAAGAAAGCTTTCCTTTAAAAACAGTTCCGTAGGCTCCTTGGCCCAAATTCTCCTTGAATTGATGTGTAATCCTCTTGATATCTGCATAAGAGTATCTGCTTGGCTTGAGAGCAACGTAATCTTCTAGGAACCTTTCAATTTTCAATCGATTTTCTCTTTCGTTTCTATCATAACTGTAGATTTTATAAGCTGCAGCGACAAGTAGTAAGAAAACCAATGAACCTAGGGTTGAACCTGCAAAGGAAAACTTGAAGTTAGAATATGATCTCATTTCTTGTAGACAGCAACCGAAGAAAAAGAGTAGTTAGGTGACTCACCTGTAACCACCAATTTTTTGGTTGCACTTGTACCTGTAAAAGATAAGGGAACAATCAGACTGTATTGTTTGTGGGGACAAGCTATGgtactgtgatgtttatcatacactcattttacatctatttggacaaaaattacaacttatatgaatcaaaattacaacattaagaacaaagttaccatattcatttacactatttacatataattaaacaaaaattacaacattgacaacgaatttgttcaagaacaaagttaccatattcatttacactatttacatataattaaacaaaaattacaacattgacaacgaatttgttcaaaacatgTAACAAAGTCATAGGTGATGTAATTACTACTAAtaaaactaagattacacaaaatagaaCTCAACTTTACCACTCtgagaacaaatttgttgtcacatttataaatgtgtgtatgacATACGGGTATGTATTACAGAATTTTCCTTGTTTGTGAGCTAGAGGATAAATTAGCTAGTGTGAGTAATGCTTATGTCTCAAGTTTATACATATGATTAGATCTTTAAAAATTGTACAACATCATATCAGAGAAACTGA
Protein-coding regions in this window:
- the LOC133716318 gene encoding rust resistance kinase Lr10-like; its protein translation is MKCSDHSPPIHFPFRLKDRQPDHCGYPGFVVSCNDRHETVLDLPIPVKFFVPSIDYKSQEIEVLPYIYDSDYCLLHIINISVSPFHLEYTENYTLFNCSSVGMASRNDYGVVPCLSSSDHQIYAVLSSENIQALQSCTKMYNVLSVPSIMSWSQPNCTKCEAAGKMCRLKNNNTKSEVECIDLRKGSTLGSLVFLLLVAAAYKIYSYDRNERENRLKIERFLEDYVALKPSRYSYADIKRITHQFKENLGQGAYGTVFKGKLSSECFVAVKVLNSSAGNGEEFINEVGTMGHIHHVNVVRMVGFCADGFRRALVYEFLPNGSLHDYISSEDNRNSFLGWDKLHGIALGIAKGIEYLHQGCDQRIMHFDIKPQNVLLDHNFTPKLSDFGLAKLCSKDQSIVSMTTARGTMGYIAPEVFSRNFGNVSYKSDVYSFGMLLLEMVGGRSSIGATTMNANEVYYLEAIYNLVERGEGLTIHMVEEGDAKIQRKLAIIGLWCIQWHPVDRPPMKVVVQMLDGEENLTIPPNPFGSTSVPARTLNRQLETIVELA